In one Saimiri boliviensis isolate mSaiBol1 chromosome 19, mSaiBol1.pri, whole genome shotgun sequence genomic region, the following are encoded:
- the BCAN gene encoding brevican core protein isoform X1 produces the protein MAQLLLPLLAALVLAQVPAALADVLEGDSSEDRAFRVRISGDAPLQGVLGGALTIPCHVHYLRPPPSRRAVLGSPRVKWTFLSGGREAEVLVARGVRVKVNEAYRFRVALPAYPASLTDVSLALSELRPNDSGIYRCEVQHGIDDSSDAVEVKVKGVVFLYREGSARYAFSFVGAQEACARIGAHIATPEQLYAAYLGGYEQCDAGWLSDQTVRYPIQTPREACYGDMDGFPGVRNYGVVDPDDLYDVYCYAEDLNGELFLGDPPEKLTLEEARAYCQERGAEIATTGQLYAAWDGGLDRCSPGWLADGSVRYPIVTPSQRCGGGLPGVKTLFLFPNQTGFPNKHSRFNVYCFRDSAQPSAIPEAASPASDPASDGLEAIVTVTETLEELQLPQEAMESESRGAIYSIPIMEDGGGGSSAPEDPAEAPRTLLEFETQSMVPPTGFSEEEGKALEEEEKYEDEEEKEEEEEEEDVEDEALWAWPSELSSPGPETSLPTEPADQEESLSQAPAKAVLHPDASSLPDRESEAPRPPRVHGPPTETLPTPREGNLASPSPSTLVGAREVGEETGGPDLSGVPRGESEEMGSSEDTPSLLPATRAPEGARELEAPSEDNSGRTAPAGTSVQAQPVLPTDSASRGGVAVVPASGDCVPSPCHNGGTCLEVEGEVHCLCLPGYGGDLCDVGLHFCSPGWDAFQGACYKHFSTRRSWEDAETQCRMYGAHLASISTPEEQDFINNRYREYQWIGLNDRTIEGDFLWSDGVPLLYENWNPGQPDSYFLSGENCVVMVWHDQGQWSDVPCNYHLSYTCKMGLVSCGPPPELPLAQVFGRPRLRYEVDTVLRYRCREGLAQRNLPLIRCQKDGRWWTPQISCVPQRPARALHPEKAPEGRQGRLLGRWKALLTPRSSPTPGP, from the exons ATGGCTCAGCTGCTCCTGCCCCTGCTGGCAGCCCTGGTCCTGGCCCAGGTTCCTGCAGCCCTAGCAGATGTTCTGGAAGGAGACAGCTCAG AGGACCGCGCCTTCCGCGTGCGCATCTCCGGCGACGCGCCGCTGCAGGGCGTGCTCGGCGGCGCCCTCACCATCCCGTGCCACGTCCACTACCTGCGGCCGCCGCCAAGCCGCAGGGCGGTGCTGGGCTCTCCGCGGGTCAAGTGGACCTTCCTGTCCGGgggccgggaggcagaggtgctggTGGCGCGGGGAGTGCGCGTCAAGGTGAACGAGGCCTACCGGTTCCGCGTGGCACTACCTGCGTACCCCGCGTCGCTCACCGATGTCTCCCTGGCGCTGAGCGAGCTGCGTCCCAACGACTCAGGCATCTACCGCTGCGAGGTCCAGCACGGCATCGACGACAGCAGCGACGCGGTGGAGGTCAAGGTCAAAG GGGTCGTCTTTCTCTACCGAGAGGGCTCTGCCCGCTACGCTTTCTCTTTTGTTGGGGCCCAGGAGGCCTGTGCCCGCATCGGAGCCCACATCGCCACTCCGGAGCAGCTCTACGCCGCCTACCTTGGAGGCTATGAGCAATGCGATGCTGGCTGGCTGTCGGATCAGACCGTGAG GTATCCTATCCAGACCCCACGAGAGGCCTGTTATGGAGACATGGATGGCTTCCCCGGGGTCCGGAACTACGGTGTGGTAGACCCAGATGACCTCTATGATGTCTACTGTTATGCTGAAGACCTGAATG GAGAACTGTTCCTGGGGGATCCTCCAGAAAAGCTGACGTTGGAGGAAGCACGGGCGTACTGCCAGGAACGGGGTGCAGAGATTGCCACCACGGGCCAGCTGTATGCAGCCTGGGATGGTGGCCTGGACCGCTGCAGCCCAGGGTGGCTGGCTGACGGCAGTGTGCGCTACCCCATTGTCACACCCAGCCAGCGCTGTGGTGGGGGCTTGCCAGGCGTCAAgactctcttcctcttccccaacCAGACTGGCTTCCCCAACAAGCACAGCCGCTTCAACGTCTACTGCTTCCGAG ACTCAGCCCAGCCTTCTGCCATTCCTGAGGCCGCCAGCCCAGCCTCCGACCCGGCCTCTGATGGACTAGAGGCCATCGTGACagtgacagagaccctggaggaaCTGCAGCTGCCTCAGGAAGCCATGGAGAGCGAGTCCCGTGGGGCCATCTACTCCATCCCCATCATGGAGGACGGAGGAGGTGGAAGCTCCGCTCCGGAAGACCCAGCAGAGGCCCCTAGGACGCTCCTAG AATTTGAAACGCAATCCATGGTACCGCCCACGGGGTTCTCAGAAGAGGAAGGCAAGGCattggaggaagaagagaaatatgaggatgaagaagagaaagaggaagaggaagaggaggaggatgtggAGGATGAGGCCCTGTGGGCATGGCCCAGCGAGCTCAGCAGCCCAGGCCCTGAGACCTCTCTCCCCACTGAGCCAGCAGACCAGGAGGAGTCACTCTCCCAGGCACCAGCAAAGGCAGTCCTGCATCCTGATGCATCATCACTTCCTGATAGAGAGTCAGAAGCTCCCAGGCCTCCAAGGGTCCATGGACCACCTACTGAGACTCTGCCCACTCCCAGGGAGGGAAATCTAGCCTCCCCATCACCTTCCACTCTGGTTGGGGCaagagaggttggggaggaaaCTGGTGGTCCTGATCTATCTGGGGTGCCTCGAGGAGAGAGCGAGGAGATGGGGAGCTCCGAGGATACCCCTTCCCTGCTTCCAGCCACACGGGCCCCTGAGGGTGCCAGGGAGCTGGAGGCCCCCTCTGAAGATAATTCTGGAAGAACTGCCCCAGCAGGGACCTCAGTGCAGGCCCAGCCAGTGCTGCCCACTGACAGCGCCAGCCGAGGTGGAGTGGCCGTGGTCCCCGCATCAG GTGACTgtgtccccagcccctgccacaATGGTGGGACATGCttggaggtggagggagaggtCCACTGCCTATGTCTGCCTGGCTATGGGGGGGACCTGTGCGATGTTG GCCTCCACTTCTGCAGCCCGGGCTGGGACGCCTTCCAGGGCGCCTGCTACAAGCATTTTTCCACAAGAAGGAGCTGGGAGGACGCAGAGACCCAGTGCCGGATGTACGGCGCGCATCTGGCCAGCATCAGCACGCCCGAGGAACAGGACTTCATCAACA ATCGGTACCGGGAGTACCAGTGGATCGGGCTCAACGACAGGACCATCGAAGGCGACTTCTTGTGGTCGGATGGCGTCCCCCTG CTCTATGAGAACTGGAACCCTGGGCAGCCTGACAGCTACTTCCTGTCTGGAGAGAACTGCGTGGTCATGGTGTGGCATGATCAGGGACAATGGAGTGATGTGCCCTGCAACTACCACCTGTCCTACACCTGCAAGATGGGGCTGG TGTCCTGTGGGCCCCCACCAGAGCTGCCCCTGGCTCAAGTGTTTGGCCGCCCGCGGCTGCGCTACGAGGTGGACACGGTGCTTCGCTACCGCTGCCGAGAAGGACTAGCCCAGCGCAATCTGCCGCTGATCCGCTGCCAGAAGGACGGTCGTTGGTGGACCCCCCAGATCTCCTGCGTGCCCCAAAGGCCT GCTCGAGCTCTGCACCCAGAGAAGGCTCCAGAAGGACGTCAGGGGAGGCTACTGGGACGCTGGAAGGCGCTGTTGACCCCCCGTTCCAGCCCCACCCCAGGTCCCTAG
- the BCAN gene encoding brevican core protein isoform X2 → MAQLLLPLLAALVLAQVPAALADVLEGDSSEDRAFRVRISGDAPLQGVLGGALTIPCHVHYLRPPPSRRAVLGSPRVKWTFLSGGREAEVLVARGVRVKVNEAYRFRVALPAYPASLTDVSLALSELRPNDSGIYRCEVQHGIDDSSDAVEVKVKGVVFLYREGSARYAFSFVGAQEACARIGAHIATPEQLYAAYLGGYEQCDAGWLSDQTVRYPIQTPREACYGDMDGFPGVRNYGVVDPDDLYDVYCYAEDLNGELFLGDPPEKLTLEEARAYCQERGAEIATTGQLYAAWDGGLDRCSPGWLADGSVRYPIVTPSQRCGGGLPGVKTLFLFPNQTGFPNKHSRFNVYCFRDSAQPSAIPEAASPASDPASDGLEAIVTVTETLEELQLPQEAMESESRGAIYSIPIMEDGGGGSSAPEDPAEAPRTLLEFETQSMVPPTGFSEEEGKALEEEEKYEDEEEKEEEEEEEDVEDEALWAWPSELSSPGPETSLPTEPADQEESLSQAPAKAVLHPDASSLPDRESEAPRPPRVHGPPTETLPTPREGNLASPSPSTLVGAREVGEETGGPDLSGVPRGESEEMGSSEDTPSLLPATRAPEGARELEAPSEDNSGRTAPAGTSVQAQPVLPTDSASRGGVAVVPASGDCVPSPCHNGGTCLEVEGEVHCLCLPGYGGDLCDVGLHFCSPGWDAFQGACYKHFSTRRSWEDAETQCRMYGAHLASISTPEEQDFINNRYREYQWIGLNDRTIEGDFLWSDGVPLCPVGPHQSCPWLKCLAARGCATRWTRCFATAAEKD, encoded by the exons ATGGCTCAGCTGCTCCTGCCCCTGCTGGCAGCCCTGGTCCTGGCCCAGGTTCCTGCAGCCCTAGCAGATGTTCTGGAAGGAGACAGCTCAG AGGACCGCGCCTTCCGCGTGCGCATCTCCGGCGACGCGCCGCTGCAGGGCGTGCTCGGCGGCGCCCTCACCATCCCGTGCCACGTCCACTACCTGCGGCCGCCGCCAAGCCGCAGGGCGGTGCTGGGCTCTCCGCGGGTCAAGTGGACCTTCCTGTCCGGgggccgggaggcagaggtgctggTGGCGCGGGGAGTGCGCGTCAAGGTGAACGAGGCCTACCGGTTCCGCGTGGCACTACCTGCGTACCCCGCGTCGCTCACCGATGTCTCCCTGGCGCTGAGCGAGCTGCGTCCCAACGACTCAGGCATCTACCGCTGCGAGGTCCAGCACGGCATCGACGACAGCAGCGACGCGGTGGAGGTCAAGGTCAAAG GGGTCGTCTTTCTCTACCGAGAGGGCTCTGCCCGCTACGCTTTCTCTTTTGTTGGGGCCCAGGAGGCCTGTGCCCGCATCGGAGCCCACATCGCCACTCCGGAGCAGCTCTACGCCGCCTACCTTGGAGGCTATGAGCAATGCGATGCTGGCTGGCTGTCGGATCAGACCGTGAG GTATCCTATCCAGACCCCACGAGAGGCCTGTTATGGAGACATGGATGGCTTCCCCGGGGTCCGGAACTACGGTGTGGTAGACCCAGATGACCTCTATGATGTCTACTGTTATGCTGAAGACCTGAATG GAGAACTGTTCCTGGGGGATCCTCCAGAAAAGCTGACGTTGGAGGAAGCACGGGCGTACTGCCAGGAACGGGGTGCAGAGATTGCCACCACGGGCCAGCTGTATGCAGCCTGGGATGGTGGCCTGGACCGCTGCAGCCCAGGGTGGCTGGCTGACGGCAGTGTGCGCTACCCCATTGTCACACCCAGCCAGCGCTGTGGTGGGGGCTTGCCAGGCGTCAAgactctcttcctcttccccaacCAGACTGGCTTCCCCAACAAGCACAGCCGCTTCAACGTCTACTGCTTCCGAG ACTCAGCCCAGCCTTCTGCCATTCCTGAGGCCGCCAGCCCAGCCTCCGACCCGGCCTCTGATGGACTAGAGGCCATCGTGACagtgacagagaccctggaggaaCTGCAGCTGCCTCAGGAAGCCATGGAGAGCGAGTCCCGTGGGGCCATCTACTCCATCCCCATCATGGAGGACGGAGGAGGTGGAAGCTCCGCTCCGGAAGACCCAGCAGAGGCCCCTAGGACGCTCCTAG AATTTGAAACGCAATCCATGGTACCGCCCACGGGGTTCTCAGAAGAGGAAGGCAAGGCattggaggaagaagagaaatatgaggatgaagaagagaaagaggaagaggaagaggaggaggatgtggAGGATGAGGCCCTGTGGGCATGGCCCAGCGAGCTCAGCAGCCCAGGCCCTGAGACCTCTCTCCCCACTGAGCCAGCAGACCAGGAGGAGTCACTCTCCCAGGCACCAGCAAAGGCAGTCCTGCATCCTGATGCATCATCACTTCCTGATAGAGAGTCAGAAGCTCCCAGGCCTCCAAGGGTCCATGGACCACCTACTGAGACTCTGCCCACTCCCAGGGAGGGAAATCTAGCCTCCCCATCACCTTCCACTCTGGTTGGGGCaagagaggttggggaggaaaCTGGTGGTCCTGATCTATCTGGGGTGCCTCGAGGAGAGAGCGAGGAGATGGGGAGCTCCGAGGATACCCCTTCCCTGCTTCCAGCCACACGGGCCCCTGAGGGTGCCAGGGAGCTGGAGGCCCCCTCTGAAGATAATTCTGGAAGAACTGCCCCAGCAGGGACCTCAGTGCAGGCCCAGCCAGTGCTGCCCACTGACAGCGCCAGCCGAGGTGGAGTGGCCGTGGTCCCCGCATCAG GTGACTgtgtccccagcccctgccacaATGGTGGGACATGCttggaggtggagggagaggtCCACTGCCTATGTCTGCCTGGCTATGGGGGGGACCTGTGCGATGTTG GCCTCCACTTCTGCAGCCCGGGCTGGGACGCCTTCCAGGGCGCCTGCTACAAGCATTTTTCCACAAGAAGGAGCTGGGAGGACGCAGAGACCCAGTGCCGGATGTACGGCGCGCATCTGGCCAGCATCAGCACGCCCGAGGAACAGGACTTCATCAACA ATCGGTACCGGGAGTACCAGTGGATCGGGCTCAACGACAGGACCATCGAAGGCGACTTCTTGTGGTCGGATGGCGTCCCCCTG TGTCCTGTGGGCCCCCACCAGAGCTGCCCCTGGCTCAAGTGTTTGGCCGCCCGCGGCTGCGCTACGAGGTGGACACGGTGCTTCGCTACCGCTGCCGAGAAGGACTAG
- the HAPLN2 gene encoding hyaluronan and proteoglycan link protein 2, translated as MPGWLTLPALCCFLLLWAFTVFHKAQGDPASHPGPHYLLPPIHEVIHSHRGATATLPCVLGTSPPSYKVRWSKVEPGELRETLILVTNGLQARGYGPLGGRARMRRGHRLDASLVIAGVRLEDEGRYRCELINGIEDESVALTLSLEGVVFPYQPSRGRYQFNYYEAKQACEEQDGRLATYSQLYQAWTEGLDWCNAGWLLEGSVRYPVLTARAPCGGRGRPGIRSYGPRDLMRDRYDAFCFTSVLAGQVFFVPGRLTLSEAHAACRRRGAVVAKVGHLYAAWKFSGLDQCDGGWLADGSVRFPITTPRPRCGGLPDPGVRSFGFPRPQQAAYGTYCYAEN; from the exons ATGCCAGGCTGGCTCACCCTCCCCGCGCTCTGCTGTTTTCTACTCCTTTGGGCCTTCACCGTCTTCCATAAAGCCCAAGGAGACCCAG CATCCCACCCCGGCCCCCACTACCTCCTGCCCCCCATCCACGAGGTCATTCACTCTCATCGTGGGGCCACGGCCACGCTGCCCTGCGTCCTGGGCACCTCGCCTCCCAGCTACAAGGTGCGCTGGAGCAAGGTGGAGCCCGGGGAGCTCCGGGAAACGCTGATCCTGGTCACCAACGGACTGCAAGCCCGGGGGTACGGGCCCCTGGGAGGGCGCGCCAGGATGCGGAGGGGGCATCGGCTAGACGCTTCCCTGGTCATCGCGGGCGTGCGCCTGGAGGACGAGGGCCGGTACCGCTGCGAGCTCATCAACGGCATTGAGGACGAGAGCGTGGCGCTGACCCTGAGCCTGGAGG GTGTCGTGTTTCCGTACCAACCCAGCCGGGGACGGTACCAGTTCAATTACTACGAGGCGAAGCAGGCGTGCGAGGAGCAGGACGGACGCCTGGCCACCTACTCCCAGCTCTACCAAG CGTGGACCGAGGGTCTGGACTGGTGTAACGCCGGCTGGCTGCTCGAGGGCTCCGTGCGCTACCCTGTGCTCACCGCGCGCGCTCCGTGCGGCGGCCGAGGCAGGCCCGGGATCCGCAGCTACGGGCCCCGCGACCTGATGCGCGACCGCTACGACGCCTTCTGCTTCACCTCGGTGCTGGCGG GCCAAGTGTTCTTCGTGCCCGGGCGGCTGACGCTGTCTGAAGCCCACGCTGCGTGCCGGCGACGCGGCGCCGTGGTGGCCAAGGTCGGGCACCTCTACGCAGCCTGGAAGTTCTCGGGGCTAGACCAGTGCGACGGCGGCTGGCTGGCTGACGGCAGCGTGCGCTTCCCCATCACCACGCCGCGGCCGCGCTGCGGGGGGCTCCCGGATCCCGGAGTGCGCAGCTTCGGCTTCCCCAGGCCCCAGCAGGCAGCCTACGGGACCTACTGCTACGCCGAGAATTAG